In Blastopirellula sediminis, the following proteins share a genomic window:
- a CDS encoding TlpA family protein disulfide reductase produces MRRYLLSSLSALLLLLVASTGFAQGIVVQNPSAAPKISLDAALASVRWQGRVPSAASLGDKTPVVLVYASWCPKCNVWSPEMFAQINKAIQDKPVVLFAINADENTRGVNYALERNLIGPNIFHGDDPTIVQRMGFESELFYYSMFEDGMQTNRMQAGAYYKRPDGTQHYAIAREIEADKKGTFSVIKPDQSAGLKQILWPAELGGKLDERSLLSMRKNLDESLTNEFNSAIVDYLNNQIEKIKLSRSGTVPEQIAGYEQASKLANDFKSTSQGKACRELVEKLDEDKAFQDEVLAKNLYDQGRARAKSAVDLRRQMGRIVSRYPDSYYGQEAQKAIAATQ; encoded by the coding sequence ATGCGCCGTTATCTTCTTTCTTCCCTCAGCGCGTTGCTGCTGTTGTTGGTCGCCTCCACAGGCTTCGCGCAGGGGATTGTCGTCCAAAATCCGTCGGCGGCGCCGAAGATTTCGTTGGATGCGGCACTCGCTTCGGTTCGTTGGCAAGGTCGCGTTCCTTCGGCGGCGAGCCTTGGCGATAAGACGCCGGTCGTGCTGGTCTATGCGTCGTGGTGCCCCAAGTGCAACGTCTGGTCGCCCGAGATGTTCGCCCAGATCAACAAAGCGATCCAAGACAAGCCGGTGGTGCTGTTCGCGATCAACGCGGACGAAAACACCCGCGGCGTAAACTACGCGCTAGAACGGAATCTCATCGGTCCGAACATCTTCCACGGCGACGATCCGACCATCGTCCAGCGGATGGGTTTCGAGAGCGAACTCTTCTACTATTCGATGTTTGAAGACGGCATGCAAACCAACCGCATGCAGGCCGGCGCCTATTACAAACGCCCCGACGGCACGCAGCATTACGCCATCGCGCGGGAGATCGAAGCGGACAAGAAGGGAACCTTCTCGGTCATCAAGCCGGACCAGTCGGCAGGCCTGAAACAAATCTTGTGGCCGGCCGAACTCGGGGGCAAGCTCGACGAACGTTCGCTGCTCTCGATGCGAAAGAATCTGGACGAGTCGCTGACCAACGAATTCAACAGCGCGATCGTCGACTATCTCAACAACCAGATCGAAAAGATCAAACTCTCCCGCAGCGGAACGGTCCCCGAACAGATCGCCGGCTACGAACAAGCGAGCAAACTCGCGAACGATTTCAAATCGACGTCGCAAGGAAAAGCGTGCCGCGAGCTGGTCGAAAAACTGGACGAAGACAAAGCCTTCCAAGACGAGGTCCTCGCCAAAAACCTCTACGACCAAGGCCGAGCCCGAGCCAAATCGGCCGTCGATCTCCGCCGGCAGATGGGGCGAATTGTGAGCCGGTATCCTGATTCTTATTATGGGCAGGAAGCGCAGAAAGCGATTGCGGCTACGCAGTAG
- a CDS encoding flavin-containing monooxygenase: MSILKRVCVIGAGSSGIVAAKSLQQQGVPFDCFELGSGVGGVWRYDNDSGLSPAYRSLHINTSRQRMCFSDFPMPADYPDFPHHSLILRYFENYVDHFDIRRNIRFRTRVESVRPLVDGCWEVTTRQGESPSITTRYQAVIVANGHHWKPRWPNFAGEFRGRVMHSHEYRTPDDYQGQRVVVVGIGNSGCDIACELSRAADRVFLSTRRGAHVIPKYLLGKPLDHLAPSWMWRYLPFRVFQRLFEAALRISRGKLKRYGLPQPEHRILEEHPTISSDLFNQLGHGEISIKPQLTRLDHDHVEFSDGSREQVDTIIYATGYDIAFPFLRQDLLDTSDNSVRLYRRVVHPNYHNLFFVGLIQPWGAIMPLAEEQSLWVAEMLAGASGLPAQAVMDQEMDDYARKLQKRYASSPRHTIQVDFYAYLDEIRKERRLGRRYPALRLPKLIDSDAARAA; the protein is encoded by the coding sequence ATGAGTATTCTCAAGAGAGTCTGTGTGATCGGCGCCGGCTCGTCCGGAATCGTGGCCGCCAAATCGCTTCAACAGCAAGGCGTTCCCTTCGACTGTTTTGAATTGGGGTCGGGCGTCGGCGGTGTGTGGCGTTACGACAACGACAGTGGATTGTCGCCAGCTTATCGCTCGTTGCATATCAACACGTCTCGGCAGCGGATGTGCTTCTCCGACTTCCCGATGCCTGCGGATTATCCCGACTTCCCGCACCACAGTCTCATCCTTCGGTACTTTGAAAACTACGTCGACCATTTTGACATTCGCCGTAACATTCGCTTTCGAACTCGCGTTGAGAGCGTTCGGCCGCTAGTCGATGGCTGCTGGGAGGTAACGACTCGGCAGGGAGAATCCCCCTCGATCACAACGCGGTACCAGGCCGTAATCGTGGCGAATGGGCATCATTGGAAACCGCGTTGGCCAAACTTCGCTGGCGAGTTTCGCGGTCGCGTTATGCACTCGCACGAATACCGCACGCCGGACGATTACCAGGGGCAGCGCGTGGTCGTCGTCGGCATAGGAAACTCGGGATGCGATATTGCCTGCGAGCTATCGCGGGCGGCGGACCGAGTGTTTCTTTCCACACGCCGCGGAGCGCATGTCATCCCCAAGTATCTTTTGGGCAAGCCGCTGGATCACCTGGCGCCGTCTTGGATGTGGCGTTATCTGCCGTTTCGCGTATTTCAAAGATTGTTTGAGGCCGCGCTCCGGATTTCACGCGGCAAGCTGAAACGATATGGCCTGCCGCAGCCCGAGCATCGGATTCTCGAGGAGCATCCCACGATCTCTTCCGATTTGTTCAACCAACTTGGACACGGTGAGATCAGCATCAAGCCGCAACTCACGCGTCTGGACCACGACCACGTCGAATTTTCGGATGGCAGTCGCGAGCAGGTCGATACGATCATTTACGCGACCGGCTACGACATTGCGTTCCCCTTCCTTCGCCAGGATTTACTCGATACGAGCGACAATTCGGTCCGTCTTTATCGGCGTGTGGTGCATCCCAACTACCACAACCTCTTCTTCGTCGGTCTGATTCAGCCCTGGGGCGCAATTATGCCGCTGGCCGAGGAGCAGTCTCTCTGGGTGGCCGAAATGCTCGCAGGCGCGAGCGGCTTGCCAGCTCAAGCGGTAATGGATCAGGAGATGGACGACTACGCGCGCAAGTTGCAAAAGCGTTACGCAAGCTCGCCTCGGCACACGATTCAGGTCGACTTCTACGCCTATTTGGACGAAATCCGCAAGGAGCGTCGTCTAGGCCGTCGCTATCCAGCGCTGCGCTTGCCAAAGCTCATTGATTCGGACGCCGCGAGAGCCGCTTAG
- a CDS encoding NAD(P)-dependent oxidoreductase: protein MPAISIVPGQTKIGWIGTGVMGSSMCGHLIDAGFSATVYNRTKAKAEGLLSKGAKWGDTPKAVAEASDVVFAIVGFPHDVRHVILGEEGVLAGSKAGNVIVDMTTSEPSLAVHIAEIAAEKGVVSVDAPVSGGDIGAKEARLSIMIGGDEEVVTALNPCWEAMGKTIVRQGGPGAGQHTKMVNQTLIASGMIAVCEGLLYGYKAGLDLETVLKSVGSGAAGSWSLTNLAPRIIANNFDPGFFVEHFVKDMGIALAEARRMGIALPGLALAEQLYQGVKAQGHGRDGTQALFLALSQLSGVDWKNR, encoded by the coding sequence ATGCCCGCGATTTCGATTGTTCCTGGCCAAACGAAGATCGGCTGGATTGGTACCGGCGTGATGGGCTCCAGCATGTGCGGCCATCTGATCGACGCCGGGTTCTCGGCGACGGTCTACAACCGGACGAAAGCGAAAGCCGAGGGGCTGCTGAGCAAAGGGGCTAAGTGGGGCGATACGCCCAAAGCGGTCGCCGAAGCGAGCGACGTCGTCTTCGCGATCGTGGGATTTCCGCACGACGTGCGGCACGTGATCCTGGGAGAGGAAGGTGTTTTGGCGGGGTCGAAAGCAGGAAACGTGATCGTCGACATGACGACCAGCGAGCCGTCGTTGGCGGTCCATATCGCGGAAATCGCCGCAGAAAAGGGAGTCGTGAGCGTTGACGCGCCGGTTTCTGGGGGCGACATCGGCGCGAAGGAAGCCCGGCTGTCGATCATGATCGGCGGCGACGAAGAGGTCGTTACCGCGCTGAATCCCTGCTGGGAAGCGATGGGGAAAACGATCGTCCGCCAAGGTGGACCCGGCGCCGGTCAGCACACCAAGATGGTCAACCAGACGCTGATCGCCTCGGGGATGATCGCGGTCTGCGAAGGGCTCCTCTACGGCTACAAGGCGGGACTCGATTTGGAGACGGTCCTAAAGTCGGTCGGCTCGGGCGCTGCCGGCAGTTGGTCGCTGACCAATCTGGCTCCGCGGATCATCGCCAATAACTTTGACCCTGGCTTTTTCGTCGAGCATTTCGTCAAGGATATGGGTATCGCGCTGGCCGAAGCGCGACGGATGGGAATCGCGCTGCCGGGGCTGGCGCTGGCCGAGCAGCTCTATCAGGGGGTGAAAGCTCAAGGGCATGGCCGAGACGGAACCCAGGCCCTCTTTTTGGCTCTATCACAGCTGAGCGGCGTCGATTGGAAGAACCGATAA
- a CDS encoding SDR family NAD(P)-dependent oxidoreductase, which yields MRRIHGKRALVTGAASGIGRSIAMQLAREGVHLALLDHNEVELKQLDAKALGIDAEPLHLICDLRDREQIQEAVQQLIRHWQGVDILINNAGVAYYGSTHAMSQDEWQQILGVNLLAPVELTRLLLPYLLAEPEAHIVNVSSMYGHLATNRSTAYHLTKFGLVGFSEALRAEYARSGLGVTSLCPGFVATGLFSSMTSSTDREAQPPAWICTSSEYVASLTIRAIRRNQRTVFVGWLARLACFVRRVWPGLFDQFYRLRRPEFFKRRIFAPVRQLIDSRS from the coding sequence ATGCGTCGTATTCATGGCAAACGAGCCCTGGTCACCGGCGCGGCAAGCGGGATCGGACGCTCGATCGCGATGCAATTGGCTCGGGAGGGCGTTCATCTTGCCCTGCTTGACCACAACGAGGTTGAGTTGAAGCAACTCGACGCCAAGGCCCTGGGAATCGACGCTGAGCCGTTACATCTGATCTGCGACTTGCGTGACCGTGAGCAGATCCAGGAAGCCGTACAACAACTGATCCGACACTGGCAAGGCGTCGACATCTTGATCAACAACGCCGGCGTCGCCTACTACGGCTCGACGCACGCGATGTCCCAAGATGAGTGGCAGCAAATTCTCGGCGTTAACTTGTTGGCGCCCGTCGAACTCACACGCTTGCTGCTCCCTTATTTGCTTGCCGAACCCGAAGCGCACATCGTCAATGTTTCGAGTATGTACGGACATCTGGCGACGAATCGAAGTACGGCATACCACTTGACCAAATTTGGCCTGGTCGGCTTTAGCGAAGCGTTGCGAGCCGAATACGCGCGGAGCGGATTGGGAGTCACGTCGCTCTGCCCTGGCTTTGTCGCCACTGGCCTTTTTTCGTCGATGACGTCCAGTACCGACCGAGAAGCTCAGCCGCCCGCTTGGATCTGCACCTCCTCTGAATATGTGGCGTCCTTGACGATCCGTGCGATCCGTCGAAATCAGCGGACGGTGTTCGTCGGCTGGCTTGCACGCTTGGCTTGCTTCGTTCGCCGCGTCTGGCCGGGTTTGTTCGACCAGTTCTACCGCTTGCGCCGCCCGGAGTTCTTCAAGCGTCGCATTTTCGCTCCCGTGAGACAACTAATCGATTCCCGCTCATGA
- a CDS encoding AEC family transporter, whose amino-acid sequence MIDQIPTILGLTIAVFLVMSIGGTARHLGWLTREADEGMLKLCIRVLVPCLIFRSVVGNPAFDNATNIFMPPLFGFLSVAAGTLIAAWIGRVTGRFTGMLDAKTYSSFGVCVGIFNYGFVPLPLVENLFGKDALGVLFLHNVGVELAIWTICVGLVAGGLSKGWWKHVANPPSITIVVALAVNFLGLGPYIPEMILQVMKTLSTAAIPMMMLLIGANFFDQITGGDATNGKSESFWGTAGLAVLLRCGIFPVFYLMAAAMLPISRELKQVAAIEAAMPAAVFPIVLTRLYGGEPRIALRVTIATTVVGLVTIPLWISSAIGVLELQDSLIHVSVESDASPADAEPPKAADPKSSPTTTAAPVNEAATLDPEVVEVDAQTIAGLKVSTNNLNETNSLTGKIRQLYNRYFSEKIGDLLPNPSPRYAVYHNYQKQSDGDYALLVGGAVEEPPSDKLETTTIAPGKYLKFQAKGKQPEAVIKAWRQIAAYFPQSPHRRAYTTDFERYDDQSPETVEIFVSIE is encoded by the coding sequence ATGATCGATCAAATACCAACCATCCTGGGTCTCACCATCGCCGTCTTTCTGGTGATGTCGATTGGGGGAACGGCGCGGCATCTCGGCTGGCTCACCCGCGAAGCGGATGAGGGGATGCTGAAGCTCTGCATCCGCGTGTTGGTTCCCTGCCTGATCTTTCGCTCGGTCGTCGGCAATCCTGCGTTCGACAACGCCACCAATATCTTCATGCCGCCGCTGTTCGGTTTCCTCAGCGTCGCCGCCGGCACGCTGATCGCCGCTTGGATCGGACGGGTGACCGGTCGCTTTACCGGCATGCTCGACGCCAAAACCTACAGCTCGTTCGGCGTCTGCGTCGGGATCTTCAACTACGGCTTCGTGCCGCTGCCGCTTGTCGAGAACCTGTTCGGCAAGGACGCCCTCGGCGTGTTGTTCCTGCACAACGTCGGCGTCGAACTCGCCATTTGGACGATCTGCGTCGGTCTGGTCGCCGGCGGACTCTCCAAGGGATGGTGGAAGCATGTCGCCAATCCTCCCAGCATCACGATCGTCGTCGCCCTCGCGGTTAACTTCCTGGGATTGGGACCTTACATTCCCGAAATGATCCTCCAGGTGATGAAGACCCTCAGCACGGCGGCGATCCCGATGATGATGCTGCTGATCGGGGCCAACTTCTTCGATCAGATCACCGGCGGCGATGCGACCAACGGCAAGAGCGAAAGCTTTTGGGGAACCGCCGGCCTGGCGGTGCTGCTCCGCTGCGGCATCTTCCCGGTCTTCTATCTGATGGCCGCCGCGATGCTGCCGATCTCGCGCGAACTGAAGCAAGTCGCCGCGATCGAAGCGGCGATGCCGGCCGCCGTCTTTCCAATTGTGCTCACGCGACTCTACGGCGGCGAGCCTCGCATCGCGCTCCGGGTAACGATCGCGACCACCGTCGTCGGGCTGGTGACGATCCCGCTCTGGATCTCGTCGGCGATCGGCGTATTGGAACTACAAGACTCGCTGATCCACGTCAGCGTCGAAAGCGACGCGTCCCCGGCCGACGCCGAACCTCCCAAGGCGGCCGATCCCAAGTCATCGCCAACGACCACTGCCGCGCCGGTAAACGAAGCGGCGACGCTCGATCCCGAAGTGGTCGAAGTTGACGCCCAGACGATCGCCGGCCTCAAGGTCAGCACCAACAACCTGAACGAGACGAACTCGCTGACCGGCAAGATCCGCCAGCTTTACAATCGCTACTTCTCCGAAAAAATCGGCGACCTCCTGCCGAACCCTTCGCCCCGCTACGCCGTCTATCACAATTACCAGAAGCAAAGCGACGGCGACTACGCGCTGCTGGTCGGCGGCGCCGTCGAAGAGCCTCCCAGCGACAAGCTGGAAACGACGACGATCGCCCCTGGCAAATACCTGAAGTTCCAGGCCAAGGGGAAACAGCCCGAAGCGGTCATCAAAGCCTGGCGACAAATCGCGGCCTACTTCCCCCAGAGCCCGCACCGCCGAGCCTACACGACCGACTTCGAGCGTTACGACGACCAGTCGCCGGAAACGGTCGAGATTTTCGTCTCGATCGAGTAG
- a CDS encoding CbiX/SirB N-terminal domain-containing protein, whose protein sequence is MNSESSPNETIGIVVVDHGSRRAASNELLLDVVQLFRQTTGREIVEAAHMELAEPSIAAAFAKCVAQGANLVIVHPYFLSPGRHWSEDIPRLAAEAAAAHPGVRHLVTAPLGLHTKMAEIMAERIDVCLARCRGEEVSCGVCDEQTRCRLLE, encoded by the coding sequence TTGAACAGCGAATCATCTCCTAACGAAACGATCGGCATCGTTGTCGTCGATCATGGGAGCCGACGCGCGGCTAGCAACGAATTGCTGCTGGATGTGGTGCAGCTCTTCCGCCAAACGACGGGGCGCGAGATCGTGGAAGCGGCCCACATGGAATTGGCCGAACCGTCGATCGCCGCCGCTTTCGCGAAGTGCGTCGCTCAGGGCGCGAACCTGGTGATCGTCCATCCCTACTTCTTGTCGCCGGGACGGCATTGGAGCGAAGATATCCCGCGGCTGGCCGCCGAAGCGGCCGCTGCCCATCCCGGCGTCCGGCACCTGGTGACTGCACCGCTTGGTTTACATACCAAGATGGCGGAGATCATGGCCGAGCGGATCGACGTCTGTCTGGCTCGCTGCCGTGGCGAAGAGGTTTCGTGCGGGGTCTGTGACGAACAGACGCGTTGCCGTCTGCTTGAGTGA